The following are encoded in a window of Saccharothrix longispora genomic DNA:
- a CDS encoding ABC transporter ATP-binding protein — protein MIRFENVTVTYREAARPVLSGVDLHVPEGELCLVVGRTGSGKSTLLRAVNGLVPHFTGGTLAGRVLVDGRDTRTHPPRELADVVGVVAQDPQAGFVTDSVEEELAYSMESLALPNAVMRKRVEETLDLLGLAELRNRPLAALSGGQQQRVAVGAALTAHPKVLVLDEPTSALDPGAAEDVLAALHRLVHDVGMTVLIAEHRLERVAQYADRVVWLPGDGGAPVAGAPGPVLARAPVAPPVVRLARLAGWEPVPVSIRDARRLAGPLRDRLDDRPDVPRSPGATVLTARDLRVRHSSVDALRGVSLTVGEGERVAVMGRNGAGKSSLLWAVQGTGKRSGGEVAVDGVDPASLKPGPRRAAVGLVPQQPADLLYLHTVRGECEQADRESGRPGGTCRELLDRLAPGVPDDRHPRDLSEGQRLALVLAVALTPRPRVVLLDEPTRGLDYPAKTRLAGALRDLADDGHAVVLATHDVEFVAEYATRVVVLADGEVVADGPTAEVVTASPVFSPQVAKVLAPRRWLTVADVADALEEGR, from the coding sequence ATGATCCGGTTCGAGAACGTCACCGTCACCTACCGCGAGGCCGCGCGGCCGGTGCTGTCCGGGGTGGACCTGCACGTGCCGGAGGGCGAGCTGTGCCTGGTGGTCGGCCGCACCGGGTCGGGCAAGTCGACCCTGCTGCGCGCGGTCAACGGGCTGGTGCCGCACTTCACCGGCGGCACGCTCGCCGGGCGCGTCCTGGTCGACGGCCGCGACACCCGCACCCACCCGCCGCGCGAGCTGGCGGACGTGGTGGGCGTGGTGGCGCAGGACCCGCAGGCCGGGTTCGTCACCGACTCCGTCGAGGAGGAGCTGGCGTACTCGATGGAGTCGCTGGCGCTGCCGAACGCGGTGATGCGCAAGCGCGTCGAGGAGACCCTGGACCTGCTGGGGCTGGCCGAGCTGCGGAACCGGCCGCTGGCCGCGCTGTCGGGTGGCCAGCAGCAGCGGGTCGCGGTGGGCGCGGCCCTCACCGCGCACCCGAAGGTGCTGGTGCTCGACGAGCCGACGTCGGCGCTGGACCCGGGTGCGGCGGAGGACGTGCTGGCCGCGTTGCACCGGCTCGTGCACGACGTCGGCATGACGGTGCTCATCGCCGAGCACCGGCTGGAGCGCGTCGCCCAGTACGCCGACCGGGTCGTGTGGCTGCCCGGCGACGGGGGCGCGCCCGTCGCCGGCGCGCCCGGTCCCGTGCTGGCGCGGGCGCCCGTCGCGCCGCCGGTCGTGCGGTTGGCCCGGCTGGCCGGGTGGGAGCCGGTGCCGGTGTCCATCCGGGACGCCCGGCGGCTGGCCGGCCCGCTGCGCGACCGCCTCGACGATCGCCCCGACGTGCCCCGCTCCCCCGGCGCGACCGTGCTGACCGCCCGCGACCTGCGGGTGCGCCACTCCTCGGTGGACGCGCTGCGCGGGGTGTCGCTGACCGTCGGGGAGGGCGAGCGGGTGGCGGTCATGGGCCGCAACGGGGCGGGCAAGTCGAGCCTGCTGTGGGCGGTGCAGGGCACCGGGAAGCGGTCCGGCGGCGAGGTCGCGGTGGACGGCGTCGACCCGGCCTCCCTCAAGCCGGGGCCCCGGCGGGCCGCGGTCGGCCTGGTGCCGCAGCAGCCCGCGGACCTGCTGTACCTGCACACCGTGCGCGGCGAGTGCGAGCAGGCCGACCGGGAGTCCGGACGACCCGGCGGGACGTGCCGGGAACTGCTGGACCGGCTCGCGCCGGGCGTCCCCGACGACCGGCACCCGCGCGACCTGTCCGAGGGGCAGCGGTTGGCGCTGGTGCTGGCGGTCGCGCTCACCCCGCGTCCGCGGGTCGTGCTGCTGGACGAGCCGACCCGGGGCCTGGACTACCCGGCGAAGACCCGGTTGGCGGGGGCGCTGCGCGACCTCGCCGACGACGGGCACGCGGTCGTGCTGGCCACGCACGACGTCGAGTTCGTCGCCGAGTACGCCACGCGGGTGGTGGTGCTGGCCGACGGCGAGGTGGTCGCGGACGGGCCGACCGCCGAGGTGGTCACCGCCTCACCGGTGTTCTCGCCGCAGGTGGCGAAGGTGCTCGCGCCGCGCCGGTGGCTGACGGTCGCGGACGTCGCCGACGCCCTGGAGGAGGGCCGGTGA
- a CDS encoding ECF transporter S component, protein MNALRVRPRAAVALAVAAAISVVAFGWPLLVSADAGIARGAEAPWVFALLLPLVLAVVLAELSEGGLDAKAVAVLGVLSALGAAIRPLGAGTAGIETVFFLLVLGGRVFGPGFGFVLGNTMLFASALLTGGVGPWLPYQMLGAAWVGLGAGLLPKPRGVKPGGGAELALLAAYSAVASLVYGLLLNLSFWPFALGAASTSLSYQPGGPLADNLVRLVLFSLATSLGWDVGRAITTTVLVLATGPVLLRTLRRAARRASFADPVFAGPAVGSAASGRVSGAAAPPPPPPRPAPPA, encoded by the coding sequence GTGAACGCCCTGCGCGTGCGCCCGCGCGCCGCGGTCGCGCTGGCCGTGGCGGCGGCGATCAGCGTGGTGGCGTTCGGCTGGCCGCTGCTGGTCTCCGCCGACGCGGGCATCGCGCGCGGTGCCGAGGCCCCGTGGGTGTTCGCGCTGCTCCTGCCGCTGGTGCTGGCCGTGGTGCTGGCCGAGTTGAGCGAGGGCGGGCTGGACGCCAAGGCCGTGGCGGTGCTGGGCGTGCTCTCGGCGCTGGGCGCGGCGATCCGGCCGCTGGGTGCGGGCACGGCGGGCATCGAGACGGTGTTCTTCCTGCTCGTGCTGGGCGGGCGGGTGTTCGGGCCGGGGTTCGGGTTCGTCCTGGGCAACACGATGCTGTTCGCGTCGGCGCTGCTGACCGGCGGCGTGGGTCCGTGGCTGCCGTACCAGATGCTGGGTGCGGCGTGGGTGGGGCTGGGCGCGGGCCTGCTGCCGAAGCCCCGCGGGGTGAAGCCGGGCGGCGGGGCGGAGTTGGCGCTGCTCGCCGCGTACAGCGCGGTCGCGTCGCTGGTGTACGGGCTGCTGCTCAACCTGTCGTTCTGGCCGTTCGCGCTGGGTGCGGCGAGCACGTCGCTGTCCTACCAGCCCGGCGGGCCGCTCGCGGACAACCTGGTGCGGCTGGTGCTGTTCAGCCTGGCCACGTCGCTGGGCTGGGACGTCGGCCGGGCGATCACGACGACGGTCCTGGTGCTGGCGACCGGTCCGGTGCTGCTGCGCACGCTGCGCCGGGCGGCGCGGCGGGCCTCGTTCGCCGATCCGGTGTTCGCCGGTCCGGCGGTTGGTTCCGCGGCCTCGGGCCGGGTCAGCGGGGCAGCAGCGCCGCCACCTCCGCCACCGCGTCCAGCACCTCCGGCGTGA
- a CDS encoding CbiQ family ECF transporter T component, producing the protein MTLHPGAWWLWALSLGAVSGRTNNPLLLVLVVVVAGYVAVSCRQDTPWASAYGVFLKFGLVVIAIRVLFHVLLGGVTGPTVLLVLPEVPLPDWARGVRLGGPVSAEGLAFAVYQGLQLATLLCCVGAANALANAKRLLRSLPAALYEVSVAVVVALTVAPQLVASARSVRRARALRGDAVRGVRAVRVLLAPVLEDAFERSLVLAAAMDSRGYGRTAGQSRRARLLTGGLVLGGLAGLCVGAYGLLDGTSSPLVGAPVLAVGSALAVAGLWSGSRRVRRSRYRPDRWGPRELLVVASGLVAVSAAFLAPADLGGAALSASTVPLTAPGLPLLPTLGVLCALAPVLIAGRPTGKRT; encoded by the coding sequence GTGACGCTGCACCCCGGCGCGTGGTGGCTGTGGGCGCTGTCGCTGGGCGCGGTCTCCGGCCGGACGAACAACCCGCTGCTGCTCGTGCTCGTCGTCGTGGTCGCGGGGTACGTGGCCGTGTCGTGCCGCCAGGACACGCCGTGGGCGAGCGCGTACGGCGTGTTCCTGAAGTTCGGCCTGGTGGTGATCGCGATCCGGGTGCTGTTCCACGTGCTGCTCGGCGGCGTCACCGGGCCGACGGTGCTGCTAGTGCTGCCCGAGGTGCCGCTGCCGGACTGGGCGCGGGGCGTGCGGCTCGGCGGGCCGGTCAGCGCCGAGGGCCTGGCGTTCGCGGTGTACCAGGGCCTCCAGCTGGCGACGCTGCTGTGCTGCGTGGGCGCGGCGAACGCGCTGGCCAACGCCAAGCGGCTGCTGAGGTCGCTGCCCGCCGCGCTGTACGAGGTGAGCGTGGCGGTGGTGGTGGCGCTGACCGTCGCCCCGCAGCTGGTGGCGAGCGCGCGGTCGGTGCGCCGGGCGCGGGCGCTGCGCGGTGACGCGGTGCGCGGGGTGCGGGCGGTGCGGGTGCTGCTGGCCCCGGTGCTGGAGGACGCGTTCGAGCGGTCGCTGGTGCTGGCCGCGGCGATGGACTCGCGCGGTTACGGGCGCACGGCGGGCCAGTCGCGGCGGGCCCGGCTGCTGACCGGCGGGCTCGTGCTCGGCGGGCTGGCGGGGCTGTGCGTCGGCGCGTACGGCCTGCTCGACGGCACGTCGTCGCCGCTGGTCGGCGCGCCGGTGCTGGCGGTCGGGTCGGCGCTGGCGGTGGCCGGGCTGTGGAGCGGGTCGCGGCGGGTGCGGCGCAGCCGGTACCGCCCGGACCGCTGGGGCCCGCGCGAGCTGCTGGTGGTGGCCTCCGGCCTGGTCGCGGTGTCGGCCGCGTTCCTCGCGCCGGCCGACCTGGGCGGCGCGGCGCTGTCGGCGAGCACCGTGCCGCTGACCGCGCCCGGGCTGCCGCTGCTGCCGACGCTCGGCGTGCTGTGCGCCCTGGCCCCCGTGCTGATCGCGGGCCGCCCGACGGGGAAGAGGACATGA